The DNA region ACGACGGGAGAGGGTTAGAGCGATCCTCTCAGCTTTTTGCACGATCCTGCAAAAGTGAGGCGCCTATCTGTTTGCGAAACGGCCGTGGCACTCTAGATAGAGACGGTATCGCCGGCTCAGACAGTTGACAGAAAGAGTTGCCGCATGACTTTGCCCTTCAGCCCCTATCAGGAAATCGTCGACATCGCGATGCGCTTTGCGCCCAGCGACGGCGAGTTCTCGACTGCCATCGGCAATCTTCATGTCAGTCGCCGGTCCAAGCCGAGCGATCCCTTGCACAGCAGTTATCGGCCCTGTTTCGCCTTCGTGCTGCAGGGCGCCAAGAGCCTGCAGCTTGGGACGGAGCAGATCAGCTACGGGACCGGCGATTATCTCCTGACCTCGCTCGACCTGCCGGTCGCTTGGCGGGTCACGGAGGCGAGCCCCGAGGTGCCGCATCTCTGTCTTGGGCTGGCAATCGATTCCGAGAAGCTGCTGGAGTTGCTCAGCCGCATCGACGTTCCGCGCCCGGCCGCCCATACCGATGGGCAGCGCGGGATGGTGGTGAACGTCGCGCCGCCGGAGCTGATGGATGCCGCCGTCCGCCTGCTGCGCTTGCTCGATCGTCCAGGTGACATTCCGGCCATGGCGCCGCTGATCGAGCAGGAAATCCTTTACCGGGTGCTGACCGGGCCGCACGGCGCGCGGCTGATCAACATCGCCACGGCAGACAGCCACAGCAACCGGATTGCGCGCGCCGTTGCCTGGCTGAAAGAGAATTTCGCGCGGCCGCTGCGCATCGAAGACCTTGCCGAGCGCGTCAATATGAGCGTGTCGTCCTTCCATCACCATTTCAAGTCGGTGACGGCGATGACGCCCGTCCAGTATCAGAAGCAGCTTCGTCTGCACGAGGCGCGCCGGCTGATGCTCGTCGAGCGGCTCGACGCGGGCACGGCTGGCCACCGCGTCGGTTATCAGAGCCCGTCGCAATTCAGCCGCGAATATAGCCGCCTCTATGGCGCGTCGCCGGCCCGCGATGTCGACGGCGTGCGCGAGATCATCGCGGCGGAATAGCGCTGAGGGGCGTCGGCGCGGCTGCCGGCCAGCCATTAAAGGATGTTTGACCTTTCCCGGCTAGGCTGGCGCCATCAAACAAGCAGGCACCGCCGTCCGCATGACGCAAGCACCGTTACTTTCCATCGTCGCGCCTTGTCATAACGAGGAAGACGGCCTGCGCGAATTCTGCCGCCGCGCCGCCGCCGCTGCGCAGAGCGTCGCCGGCGACGCCTTCGAGCTCATTTTGGTCGATGACGGCTCGTCGGACGGCACCTGGGAGATCATTTCGGATCTGGCGGCAAAAGTGCCGCAGGTGCTCGGCGTCCGTCTCCTGCGCAATCACGGCCATCAGCTGGCATCGACGGCCGGCCTTTCGGCGTCGCGGGGCGAGCGCGTGCTTTTGATCGACGCCGATCTTCAGGACCCGCCCGAACTGCTGTTGATGATGATGCCGATCATGGAGCGCGGCGCCGATGTCGTTTACGGCCAGCGCACGCGTCGCGAGGGCGAAACCTGGTTCAAGCTCGCCTCCGCGTCGCTCTTCTATCGCACGCTCTCGAGACTCGCTTCCGTGACCATTCCGCGTGACACCGGCGATTTCCGGCTGATGCGCCGGCGCGTCGTCGATATCCTGCTGGCGATGCCGGAGCGCGATCGTTTCATCCGCGGCATGGTCAGCTGGATCGGCGGCCGGCAGGTGGCTCTGCCTTACGAGCGGGACGCCCGTTTTGCCGGCACTACGAAATATCCACTGCGCAAGATGATCAATTTCGCGCTCGATGCGATCACCAGCTTTTCAACGACGCCGCTGCGCATCGCCACATGGCTCGGCATGATCAGCGCCGGTGTGGCGGTGGCGCTGCTCGTCTATACCCTTGTTCGCTGGCTGCAGGGCGAGACCGTCACCGGCTGGTCGTCGATCATGGCCGCCGTCAGCGTATTCAGCGCCATCCAGCTGATCTGCATCGGCATCATCGGCGAGTATCTTGGTCGTCTCGTCCAGGAGAGCAAGCGGCGGCCGATGTTCATCGTCGAGACGATCCTGCGGGGCAGCTACCATGCCGAACTGCCGACGGCTTTTTCGGAAATGAGCGCCGGCGACCGGCGCGCGGCGCTGGATTCGGCCTTCGCGCCGACAGAGCCGCCGCGGCCGCAAAGGAGCAACCGGACCAAATAATGAATCGAATTGCTGCGCCTATTCATGCCGCGGCCGGGCCGGAGGATTTGATCGCCCGGCAAGACTCCACCATAGCGATCGCCGTGTTCGTCACGCTTGCGGCTGCATTGGTCGGCCTGTTTCACTTCCCGCCGGTTCTCGACTACGCCAATCACTACGCCCGGATCTGGCTGCTTTCGGGCGGCATCGGCGAACAGCCGTTCCCTGAGATCTATGCGATCGATTGGAACCGCACCTTCACCAATGTCGGAATCGATCTTGTCGCCGTCTGGCTGGGGCCGCTCGTCGGCGCCGACAGGCTGGCGCGGGCATTGCTTTTTCTGGCGATCGTGTTGCCGCCGCTTGGTGCGATCGGGCTGCACCGCGCGCTGTTCGGCGGCCGGCACTACTGGCAGATCGCCATGCTCTCGTTTAGCTGGTGCGCCACGATGATCGGCGGCTTCATCAATTTTCAGATCGGCCTCGGCATGGCCTTGTTCTTCTCGTGCATCGATCTGCGGCTGCAGGGCGGAAATCCGGTCTGGATTTTTGCCTGGCGCCTCGCCGCCGCATTGCTGCTGACAGTGATGCACATCTTCTCGCTCGGGTTCTATATCGCCATCGTCTGCGGCCTCGAATTTTCCTGGCGCATCGACATATTGCGATCGAGGGTGGGGTTGGCAAGGCTTGCCGGCCGCTTGGCGCTCGTGGTCAGTGTCTGCGCCCTACCGCCGCTCGCTTTGTACCTCCGTACTGCTGCTTTACCGGATGCCGGCGGGAGCGGCCTTGGACTTGCCTGGAACGATGGCGTCATCCTGATCCTGATAAACATTGTCTCCGCCATCACGACTTATCTTCCGTTGGTTGACGTCGTGCTGATTCTGCCACTGATCCTCATCTGCACGCGGGCCGCACGGACGGGCGACATTCAGGTGCATGCAGGGCTCGCGGTCACCGCCTGCGGATTGTTGCTTCTTTCCTGTATTTCGCCGCGACACGCTCTCGGCACCGGCTGGATCAGCTGGCGCTTTCCGATCATGACAGCACTCGTGGCCATGGCGATGGTGTGCCCGTTTGCCAATTTGACGCGCCGGCAGGCGCTGTCGCTGGCGCTGATCATCAACCTTGCGGTCTTCGGCCGAGCCGCCTGGATCGGCTGGAATTGGTGGCTGGCGCAGAAAGATGTCGCGGCTGTCGAGACTGCGCTGAGAAAGATGCCTGCCGGCGCGGCCGTGCTGCCCCTGGGGCATGAACCGGAGACCGCCAGCAGCCTTGCCCATTCCAATCGGCACTTCGCCTGGGGATTGGATACCTTCCGGCATCTGCCGACGCTCGCCGTGCCGTTCTCGCATGCTTTCGTGCCGACGCTCTTCACGGCAAAAGGCAAGCAGCCGCTTTCCGTCCTGCCGCCATGGTCTCATATCGCGGTTCCCGAGGGCAATCTGGTGTCGATCGGCGTACTTTCATGCCCGGCAATGATGCGGGAGTATGAGGGCTTTACGCCCTATCTTTCGGATTGGCGCAGGCGTTTCGATTTCATCCTCGTCGCCAATGCCGATATCCCTGACCGCTACGTCGGTAACTCAATGCCGGCGGGGCTGACGCTTATCGAGGATGCCGGTTTCGCCAAGCTTTATGCGATCGACAAGGTAACGCCGGCGGAGCCTCTCTCGCTCCCGGCCGGTTGCGCCAGGGCGTCTTAGACTTAGCTGCCGATGCCGTGCATGTCCGGCTCTACGAACTGCCGCTCGTCCTGAGCTCGCCAGCAAGCTGTTGTGCCTGTCGTGCAGTGTCTTCATCGCAAATCAACACGTTGCCGAGGCCGGACAGCAGCACGGCTGCGATAGCCTGCGCCTTGTTCCAGCCGCCTGACGCGAAGACGACATTGGGAATGGAGCGCAGAGCTTCCAACTCGGGAGCGATCGCGCACCTGTTTATCGCATGGTCGATCGGCCGCCCGATCTTATCGACGAACTGGCCGAGCACGTCACCACAGGCACCGGCTGCGAGCAATTCCTCAATGTTGATGTTGCGCGGCAAGCCGTAGCGCATCAGCAGCGAACGCTCGGTCATGTCGCCGATGCTGAGCACGATGACGTCATTGGTCTCGATCTGTCGAAAGGCCGATTCAAAAACATCCTGTTGGATGATTGCCGTCCGCGATTCCGGGCTGCCGGCGTAGATCGGCGCAGCAAGATAGGAGCATTCGGCATTGAGCTGGCGAGCAAGGTCGCTCGCAATGTCAAAGGTATTGATTTCGATGCCGTGCGTCAGCCCGCCCATGACCGAATTGACGCAGATATCAGGCCGTTTGAGGGAGGGCATATGACGCACCATCTCGCGGAGCGTCGCTCCCCACCCGACGCCAACGCCGCGGATATTGCCGCCGTTCAGCAACTGGACGAGATAATCGGCGGCCGCCTGGCCGAGCAGGACGGGGATCAGTTCCGCATCCTCCGGCGTCGGTACGATAATTGCCCGATTGAGGTTGAATTCTGCCGCCAGCTGCTGCTCCAGGGCGATACAGGAGGTCAGCCGGGAATTGAGGGTGATCGTCACAAGGCCGGATCGGCGCGCCTCGGCGATGATCTTGTTGACGCGAAGCCTGTTGGTCGAAAGCGCTTCGGCGATTTCACCCTGGGTGCGTCCCTCCATGTAATAGAGCCAGACGACGCGCACCTGCATCTGCTCGTCCGGCAGCGCAACGGGCGCGGAAGAAGCACTTCTGTTCTGTGACATGCAATAATCTGCGCCTCCGTTCGACGCCATGGATCTCAAATCCCCGGCGCTTGTCAATCGCAGGGGCCCGTCGTCGGCCGCTTCACCGCGGTCAGTCGGTTCGCCGGCCGGTCGACTTGCTGAAGGGATGCAAACCTTCCATGCGTACATGGCACGAAATGCGGTCGTGTTCCTGCAGACGCCGATCGCTAGGCACGCTCGCGACGATGTGCTTCCGGCTGTCGTCGATGCGCAGATGCACGTTGTTCTCATCGCCAACGGTTTCGATCAATTCGACATAGGCGTCGAACCGGAGATCATGCGCCGATCCGACCCCGAGGTTGATCGAACCAGGTCTGACGCCGACGAGATCGGTGTCTTTCGGAAGCGCGATGTCGCTGAGGCCGAGTTCATCCAGTTCGATCAGATTCATCGGCGGCGAACCGATGAAGCCGGCAACGAAGACGGTTTCGGGACGGCGATACACCTCGATCGGTGTCCCGATCTGCTCGATTCGGCCGCCGTTCATGACGACGAGCCTGTCGGCGAGGGTCATCGCCTCGAGTTGGTCGTGCGTCACATAGAGGCTGGTCGTCTCGAGCTGCCGCTGCAACCTGCGGATTTCGACGCGCATTTGCACGCGAAGCTTCGCATCCAGATTGGACAACGGTTCGTCAAAGAGGAAGGCGGCTGGATCGCGGACGATGGCGCGGCCCATGGCAACGCGTTGGCGCTGTCCGCCTGAGAGCTGACGAGGGCGGCGCTCGAGGAATTCGCCGATTTCCAGAATGTCGGCGGCGTCAGCGATCCGCCGGTCGATCTCGTGGCGAGGAACGCGGCGGTTCTTGAGTCCATATTCGAGATTCTGCCGAACGGTCATATGAGGATAGAGCGCGTAGTTCTGGAAGACCATCGCAATGTTGCGGTCGGCCGGATCGACACGGCCAACGTCGTTGCCTGATATCCTGAGGTGCCCGGAGCTTATGGCTTCGAGCCCCGCGATCATCCGCAGCAAGGTCGATTTCCCACATCCTGATGGCCCGACCAATACGATCATTTCGCCGTCCGCGACGGTCAGATTGATCCCTTTTACCGCGGGAACCGGTCCGTAATTCTTCCTCAGGTCGATCAGTTCGATAGCGGCCATGGCATCCTTCCTCCTGGATCGTCATACATTTGTAACATGCTATTGACATTTGTAACAAGTGACCCCAACCTTGTTTTATCGCCACTCTGGGAGGGGTTGACCGACGCTCGACGCCCGGTCGGCGAACAAGGCAATGGAGAGGAAAACCAAATGACGGCAATGTCTTCGATAAGGTCCCGCATGGGGCTGACGATCCGGTCATTCGCGGCGGGCGCTGCACTGATGACGCTCGGATTGGCAAATGCGGGCGACGCCAGCGCAGCCGATCGCGTCAAGATCGAATGGTGGAATGCGGCAGGCGGCCGCCTGGCTGAAATCACCAATCAGTTGATTAAGGACTTCAACGCCTCGCAGGACAAATACGAGGTCGTCGGCATCGGCAAAGGCAATTATGAAGAGACCATGGCGGCAATGGTGGCAGCCTACCGCGTCCATCAGCAACCGGTGCTGATCCAGGCGGCCGAGCGCGGCTTTCTGACCATGTACAATTCCGGCGCGATCATTCCGGTGCCGGAGCTGATGGAGAAGGAAGACTACAAGATCGACTGGAACGATTTCGTCGCTCCGGTCGCCGGTTTTTATCTCGTCGACGGCAAGCCGGCGGCAATGCCCTTCAACAGCTCGACGCCGATCTTCTGGTACAATGCCGATCACTTCAAGGCAGCCGGGTTCGACAAGCCGGGCGAGACCTGGCAGGAGCTCGACAAGCAGCTGCGCGCCATCAAGGACAAAGGCGTTTCAAAATGCCAGATGGCGCTTGCGAACGACTTCTACTGGAGCCTGATCGAGAACTATGCCGCGATCCAGGATCAGCCTTACGGCACCAAGGCGAATGGTTTCGGCGGCCTCGACACCGAATTCATCTTCAACAAGAGCCCCTTGCTGGTGGGTCAGGTGACGCGCCTCAAGACGTGGATGGACGCCGGCATCCTGCAGATCGCGGGGCAGGGCCTCTCGCCAGACCAACTGTTCACCTCTGGAACCTGCTCGACCTATGTGGCCTCCACCGCGGCGCATGCCGCCGTCGAGAGCGGCGCGAAATTCAATTGGAGCGCAACGTTCCTGCCGCATGAGGAAGGCGTCGAGCCGAAAAACAGCACCATTGGCGGCGGTGCGCTCTGGGTTCTCAAAGGCAAGACCGAGGAAGAATACGCCGGCGCGGCCGCCTTCCTGAATTTCGTCGCCTCGCCGAAGACGCAGGTCTGGTGGAGCAAGCAGACAGGCTACG from Rhizobium sp. NLR16a includes:
- a CDS encoding glycosyltransferase family 2 protein, with amino-acid sequence MTQAPLLSIVAPCHNEEDGLREFCRRAAAAAQSVAGDAFELILVDDGSSDGTWEIISDLAAKVPQVLGVRLLRNHGHQLASTAGLSASRGERVLLIDADLQDPPELLLMMMPIMERGADVVYGQRTRREGETWFKLASASLFYRTLSRLASVTIPRDTGDFRLMRRRVVDILLAMPERDRFIRGMVSWIGGRQVALPYERDARFAGTTKYPLRKMINFALDAITSFSTTPLRIATWLGMISAGVAVALLVYTLVRWLQGETVTGWSSIMAAVSVFSAIQLICIGIIGEYLGRLVQESKRRPMFIVETILRGSYHAELPTAFSEMSAGDRRAALDSAFAPTEPPRPQRSNRTK
- a CDS encoding extracellular solute-binding protein; this encodes MTAMSSIRSRMGLTIRSFAAGAALMTLGLANAGDASAADRVKIEWWNAAGGRLAEITNQLIKDFNASQDKYEVVGIGKGNYEETMAAMVAAYRVHQQPVLIQAAERGFLTMYNSGAIIPVPELMEKEDYKIDWNDFVAPVAGFYLVDGKPAAMPFNSSTPIFWYNADHFKAAGFDKPGETWQELDKQLRAIKDKGVSKCQMALANDFYWSLIENYAAIQDQPYGTKANGFGGLDTEFIFNKSPLLVGQVTRLKTWMDAGILQIAGQGLSPDQLFTSGTCSTYVASTAAHAAVESGAKFNWSATFLPHEEGVEPKNSTIGGGALWVLKGKTEEEYAGAAAFLNFVASPKTQVWWSKQTGYVPVTNAAYEQAKSEGYFKDHPTREIAILQLTRGTPTDNSRGFRFGNHNQAMALLVEEIQGVWTGQKTPQQALDAAAARGNQILRQYEQLHAAK
- a CDS encoding sugar-binding transcriptional regulator, with amino-acid sequence MSQNRSASSAPVALPDEQMQVRVVWLYYMEGRTQGEIAEALSTNRLRVNKIIAEARRSGLVTITLNSRLTSCIALEQQLAAEFNLNRAIIVPTPEDAELIPVLLGQAAADYLVQLLNGGNIRGVGVGWGATLREMVRHMPSLKRPDICVNSVMGGLTHGIEINTFDIASDLARQLNAECSYLAAPIYAGSPESRTAIIQQDVFESAFRQIETNDVIVLSIGDMTERSLLMRYGLPRNINIEELLAAGACGDVLGQFVDKIGRPIDHAINRCAIAPELEALRSIPNVVFASGGWNKAQAIAAVLLSGLGNVLICDEDTARQAQQLAGELRTSGSS
- the ugpC gene encoding sn-glycerol-3-phosphate ABC transporter ATP-binding protein UgpC, producing MAAIELIDLRKNYGPVPAVKGINLTVADGEMIVLVGPSGCGKSTLLRMIAGLEAISSGHLRISGNDVGRVDPADRNIAMVFQNYALYPHMTVRQNLEYGLKNRRVPRHEIDRRIADAADILEIGEFLERRPRQLSGGQRQRVAMGRAIVRDPAAFLFDEPLSNLDAKLRVQMRVEIRRLQRQLETTSLYVTHDQLEAMTLADRLVVMNGGRIEQIGTPIEVYRRPETVFVAGFIGSPPMNLIELDELGLSDIALPKDTDLVGVRPGSINLGVGSAHDLRFDAYVELIETVGDENNVHLRIDDSRKHIVASVPSDRRLQEHDRISCHVRMEGLHPFSKSTGRRTD
- a CDS encoding AraC family transcriptional regulator codes for the protein MTLPFSPYQEIVDIAMRFAPSDGEFSTAIGNLHVSRRSKPSDPLHSSYRPCFAFVLQGAKSLQLGTEQISYGTGDYLLTSLDLPVAWRVTEASPEVPHLCLGLAIDSEKLLELLSRIDVPRPAAHTDGQRGMVVNVAPPELMDAAVRLLRLLDRPGDIPAMAPLIEQEILYRVLTGPHGARLINIATADSHSNRIARAVAWLKENFARPLRIEDLAERVNMSVSSFHHHFKSVTAMTPVQYQKQLRLHEARRLMLVERLDAGTAGHRVGYQSPSQFSREYSRLYGASPARDVDGVREIIAAE